In the Paenibacillus sp. FSL R7-0337 genome, TCAGCGCCGTCAGCCAGGTCCAGCCGTGGCTCAGGAAGATGTCCTTAATGCTGCCGAGACCTTCGATATCGACCATGGCCCCGGAGGACATGTAGCCCATCAGCAGGATAGGCAGTACAATCTCGTTAGCGGGCAGGCCGAGGATGAAGGCCATAATAATGAAGCCGTCCATGCCGAGCAGCTGCGCGAACGGATCGAACCAGGCCGCCATATGATTCAGCACGCTCTCGCCGCCGATGAACAGATTGCCGAGAATCCAGGTGATGATCCCTGCCGGAGCGGCCACGACGATGGCGCGGGTCAGCACATTGAGGGACTTTTCCTTGGAGGAGCGGACAATGGTCTTCCAGATCTGCGGGCGGCGGTAAGGCGGCAGTTCCAGGGTGTAGTGGGTGGGGACACCGCGCAGCGCTGTTTTGGACATGACCCACGATACGCTCAGGGTGACGACAATTCCGACCAGCACGATGCCCATTAGCACCAGCGCCGTCGAGAAGGTACGCAATGCCCCGGTGGTTGCCGCCCCGACCATGAACATGGAGGAGAGCAAGATAAGTGTAGGCCAACGGCCGTTGCACGGGACGAAGTTGTTGGTCAGAATGGCCAGCATCCGTTCGCGGGGCGATTCAATAATACGGGTGGACAGAATAGCGGCGGCGTTGCAGCCGAAGCCCATCGACATCGTCAAGGCCTGCTTGCCATGCCCCCCGGATTTCTTGAACAGACGGTCCATATTAAAAGCCACGCGGGGCAGATACCCGAAATTCTCCAGCAGCGCGAACACCGGGAAGAAAATCATCATGGGCGGCAGCATGACGCTGATGACCCATGAGGTTCCGCGATACAGTCCCAGAACAAGCACGCCGTGCAGCCAGGCCGGGGCATGAACAGCCTCAAACCCGGCGGTCAGATAGCCTTCGATCCAGCTGAAGAGGGAGGCAATCCAGCCCGAAGGATAGTTGGCGCCGGCAATGGTAATCCAGAATACCAGACCAAGGCCGGCGAGCATAATAGGGAAGCCCCAGATCTTCGAAGTGACGATATTATCCAGCTTGTAGGTGCTGCCTAGCTTCTTCTTATCGTGATAAGTAACGGCATCGCTGCAGATTCCGGCCGATACGCCATAG is a window encoding:
- a CDS encoding nucleoside recognition domain-containing protein, whose amino-acid sequence is MESPHAINGQDPLDSLLATAKKLADKGAIRDEIVSGIYGVSAGICSDAVTYHDKKKLGSTYKLDNIVTSKIWGFPIMLAGLGLVFWITIAGANYPSGWIASLFSWIEGYLTAGFEAVHAPAWLHGVLVLGLYRGTSWVISVMLPPMMIFFPVFALLENFGYLPRVAFNMDRLFKKSGGHGKQALTMSMGFGCNAAAILSTRIIESPRERMLAILTNNFVPCNGRWPTLILLSSMFMVGAATTGALRTFSTALVLMGIVLVGIVVTLSVSWVMSKTALRGVPTHYTLELPPYRRPQIWKTIVRSSKEKSLNVLTRAIVVAAPAGIITWILGNLFIGGESVLNHMAAWFDPFAQLLGMDGFIIMAFILGLPANEIVLPILLMGYMSSGAMVDIEGLGSIKDIFLSHGWTWLTALNMMLFSLLHYPCGTTLVNIYKETKSLKWAVLSAVIPLAIAIGVTFAVASAARLFGWV